The DNA window GCGAGGAAGTTCCTGATGATCTTCGGCCCGTCGGGCGTGAGGATCGACTCGGGGTGGAACTGCACGCCGAAACGCGGACGCGTCCGATCGCGCGTCGCCATCACCAAGCCGTCGTCGCTCCACGCCGTGAGCTCGAGACCGTCGGGCAGGCCGACCCGTCTCACCACGAGCGAGTGGTATCTCGCCGCCTCGAAGGGGTTCGGTACTCCGTCGAACAGGCCCTTCCCGTCGTGGTGCACGAGTGACGCCTTCCCGTGGACCGGCGTCGCGCGCTCGACGATGCCACCCGCCGAAACGCCCAGAGCCTGGTGGCCGAGGCACACGCCGAGAACGGGAGTCTCCTGGGGAAGGATCTCCAGCAGTTGGGGGAAGCACCCGGCGTCCTCAGGCCGTCCGGGCCCGGGCGACAGGACCACCGCCGACGGTTTGCGCTCGAGCAGACGCGCGGCGGGCTCGGCGTCGCTCTTGACGACCTCGGTCCGTTCGCCGAGGCTCTCGATCAGCTGCACCAGGTTGAACGTGAAGCTGTCGTAGTGGTCGACGACGAGGATCACGTTCCCCGCTCCTCGTCACGGGGGGCTACGCTCGC is part of the Actinomycetota bacterium genome and encodes:
- a CDS encoding aminodeoxychorismate/anthranilate synthase component II, producing MILVVDHYDSFTFNLVQLIESLGERTEVVKSDAEPAARLLERKPSAVVLSPGPGRPEDAGCFPQLLEILPQETPVLGVCLGHQALGVSAGGIVERATPVHGKASLVHHDGKGLFDGVPNPFEAARYHSLVVRRVGLPDGLELTAWSDDGLVMATRDRTRPRFGVQFHPESILTPDGPKIIRNFLALAR